From the Vulpes lagopus strain Blue_001 chromosome 19, ASM1834538v1, whole genome shotgun sequence genome, the window AGGAGGAATAAGAATAGCAAATACCAGTTGGGAAGGTACTGTAATAGGTAAGAAACCCTGGTGGTTGAATTGTGCAGATGTGTCAAAGAGGGCAAATtaagaggaagaggcagattcACAATCTGTTTGGAAGGTAAAAATCAGAATTTAGGAGCTGACTGGAAATTAGAGATGAAGGTGAGGGAAGTCAAGGACAGTGTAGGCTTAAGGCTTAGCTAACTGGGGGAATGATGCTACTGAATGGTAGCATGCATTCAGCATGTGTGACAGGTTTTGAAGGGAAGTTAACTAGAggagattttgttttataaaggcCATCTAGTGAAAGTAAGAAtaggggcaggctgggtggctcagcggtttagcgctttttatctttaaaaaaataaacaaaaataaaaataaatttattttaaaataacaaataaattaccTCAGtgtttattcttactttttttaaaaaaatattttatttatttattcatgagagacatacagagagagagagaggcagagacacaggcagaggagaaacaggctccatgcagggagcccaatgtgggactccatcctgggactccaggaccacgcccagggcttaaggcagcgctaaactgctgagtcaccggggctacccatgaatttatttttaaaaataagtctataaataataaaaataaatttcttttagataaataaaataatattttatttaatttactgttGATATACTGCATAAGAACCAAAAAGTTGTATatgtaaaaaatagaatattttttattccttttgttgaAATCTGActaacttttcatattttaaaaactatttttacataaaaatcattACTTTGATTTAGGATTTAATGTTTAGGAAAATTCCTCAgggtattatttttatctttcttgtgTAAATCCCAGCTCCTGCACATAGACTTGTAAAAACAAAGGATGAAGAACTAATCTTAGGGATGTATTCCAATGTGGCCTCCACTGAAGAGTTCTAAATTTCAAAAAGCAGCAGATTCAGCCGCACCTAGGTTATGGCAACAATCTCTCTAGTTAAAGAACAAAACATATGCTAGATTAAAAAGTGCTTCCTTTTATGGGGCGTCTGAGTGGTTtaggtggttaagcgtctgccttcggctcaggtcctaatcctgTAGTCCAGGGATGGGGCCCCACGtgaagccccactttgggctccctacttggcagggagtctacttctccctctgcccctcaccctgctcatacactctctctctctctctcataaataaataaataaatggaagaatgagtgaatgaatgaattctttagaaaaaaagtgcttccttttaaacaatattaaaatgaatattctgtattctttttgaCATTTACAGTGGAGCCATGGCTTTGGAACACAACCAGTCAACAGATTACTATTATGAGGAAAATGAAGTGAATGGCACTCATGACTACAGTCAGTATGAAGTGATCTGTATAAAAGAAGAAGTCAGAAAATTTGCAAAAGttttcctgcctgccttcttcaCAATAGCTTTCATCATTGGAATTGCAGGCAATTCCATAGTAGTGGCAATTTATGCCTATTACAAGAAGCAGAGAACCAAAACAGATGTGTACATCTTGAATTTGGCAGTGGCAGATCTACTCCTTCTATTCACTCTGCCTTTTTGGGCAGTGAATGCAGTTCATGGATGGGTTTTAGGGAGAATCATGTGCAAAGTCACTTCAGCCTTGTACACGGTCAACTTTGTGTCTGGAATGCAGTTTCTGGCTTGTATCAGCATAGACCGATACTGGGCAGTAACTAAAGCCCCAAGTCAGTCAGGAGTGGGGAGAACATGCTGGcttgtctgtttctgtgtctggATGACTGCCATCTTGCTGAGTATACCTCAGCTGGTTTTTTATACGGTAAATCACAAGGCCAGGTGCCTTCCCATCTTTCCATATTACCTAGGAACTTCGGTGAAAGCATCAATTCAAATGCTGGAAATCTGCATCGGATTTGTAATACCCTTTCTTATCATGGGAGTGTGCTATTTTGTCACAGCAAGGACCCTCATCAGGATGCCCGACATTAAAAAATCCCGACCCCTCAAAGTTCTGCTCACAGTGGTTATAGTTTTCATGGTCACTCAGCTGCCTTATAACATTGTCAGGCTCTGCCAAGTCATAGACATCATCTACTCCCTCATCACTGACTGCGACATGAGCAAACGCATGGATGTTGCCATCCAAATTACAGAGAGCATTGCACTTTTTCATAGCTGCCTCAACCCAATCCTCTATGTTTTCATGGGAGcctcttttaaaaactacattattAAAGTTGCTAAGAAATATGGGTCCTGGAGAAGACAAAGACGGAATGTGGAAGAGATTCCTTTTGATTCAGAAGATCCCACAGAGCCAACTAGTACTTTTAGCATTTAAACGTAAAACTGCTGTCCCCTGCTTCGATACACATGAATGATGCTTCTCCTTCAGATAAAACATCTGCTTTATTGTGAAACTTAAATCTCAAACACTGTGGTGCCAACTTACAGCAATCAAGAGGTGGGGGAGGATGGGGCAAATGTAGCagccaggaagaagaggaaatgaaataataaatgtgcaaAACATGAacttaaaattaacaatacaagaaAATAGTATTAACAGGCATAAATAATAAAGACACCATTCTATGAATTAGACCATCTGaaacagattaataaaaaaagacatattaaggagcatttctgattttaaatgatttaaattttaatgtaagaaTGATTTTACTGCATGATTTCAGTAATTGAATAACTACACACAAAGTTTAATCCTTTTTTCCCGTTTCTTAGTTTATAAGTGATTTCCAAAGAGCCCAGAAAGAATAACAATTGAACaatcaaaaaatacataaaaagcttTACTGGTCCTTTTAATACATCCCtagtaaatttcatttttttttcattttgtccctGATAAATTTCTGAACACATAATCTGCTTCCATGTTGttaattttctttagtaataAACTGGCTATCCTGTTAGAAGCAATCTTTCAATAATCATATTTACCTAGGTGCCAATTTTGCAATTTCCTAAAGGGCTCATCATTTATGTGAATCTATTACTGAGAGTTGACTAAATACATTTCTTATGTATAGATTCTGATTTTTTTGCTTAAGCACTTgtatttttaagcaataaaaatatgtgacacaataaacaatttttaataacatgtatatcttatctctttaaatataattatttatgaatTATCAGAGTTCATTTAATATATCCctactgaaatttaattttaataggtattacaatgatcAATAGTGTGCACTAATATGAATTTTCTGTCACAAACTATAAAAAAACTGTGAACtataaaactgaagagaaaaaaatgctttctgctCTTAAAAGAAATATTGCCTAATCAAGATATGCtatcttaaaattacttttcttgaGATGCCTGTGTGGCACTGCTGGTTGagcctctggctcttggttttggctcaagtcatgatcttggggttctgagatcaatccccacgttgggctctgcactcagcatggagtctgcttagagtttctttccctttctccttttcccctccctgctcccacccctacactctttccttctctcctaaataaataagtatttaaaaagaaataaaaattacttttctttttatcaaatatttctaaatttgaaTATGCTTTCAAAGGTAGAATTTAAAGAACTATGATCATGAAACTAATAACTATCATATTCTAACATAGTAGCTGGGACAAAGGATGGATCTGAATACTCACCACTGCTCCACCATTTCTTGCCATTAATTACATAGCTGTCTCCATCTCGTTGGATGCTACATTCAATGTTTGTGGCATCACTTGAAGCTACATTGGGCTCTATAAATAAGCAAAGGTTGAATTTATAGGCAGGCAAACATCAATAATTTACAAAAGAGACTTTAGATAAGGAAATCTGAACTCTTTGAGTATAGAGGAATGTTCCTATCCTTTCCCCCTTCCACCCTGGTTCTCCTATAACCTACActtagtaggtattcaataaatgtgcaTTGGAAGAATGAACGAATGGATTTCGAACACTGGGGATCAGCAACTGTGTCCTTGTTTTCCTCAGATACATGGTTTGAGATAACTCACTCAATCCTTTCTCCAATTATcaaaagtagattaaaaatattgttctttATTGCCCACAATGGAAATCTACTAAATACTAGGATTTTGCAAGCTGGATTCCCGCACCACCTAGTTTACTATCTTAGATAATTTCTAACCGTGCCTTGCAAATTCCATCAGTACtgctttcattttgcattttgtaaaGCCTGCTCAACACAATGTCTTCAGAAAGTTTTCCATGGGACACCCTCACACAATTGCTTTACTATATGGCATTTCAAAATGTACAGGCTAGCCCTCAATCATAGTAATCTGTACTTGTTACTATGCTGCTCTTTTAAATGAGTCCTTCTGATATTTTTTGTGTTCTATTTCTATAACTAGAGACCCATGGGgcttctttagagagagagctgtGTACTTATTTTATAACCTCCAATTAGTTCTTTGTAGACAACATCATACtgcagatgttcaataaatgtctcTTACTGATTTTAAACGGAGATCTGTtgtgctattataaatatatgcaatGTTATAGAAGACTTTTAAATCTGGCCAAAATTATGGCCAGATGACATTTAGTTTAATAGTAAGCTCAACTATAAAATGATGACTTTTtcctttgaagaatttttttaatttaaatttattttgccaacatatagtataacacccagtgctcatctcatcaggtgctctccttaatgcccgtcacccagttaccccattccctcacctacctcccctccttTGAAGAATTCTTAATTGCTGCTTCCTATGTACAAATGATACCAAACCCATTTTTATTAACATGCTCCTAATTTTACTTCTCTTCATGATCATAATTTGAACTATGTGACCAGCATTGGTGAATGTTGTATTTTTCTAGGTTTATGGCAGAATTAAGTATTTTGTaactacaataaaaattattacaaagatGAATATTTCATAGATAAGagcaaaaaaagataatagatatGCATAGATGGCAATTTTAGAAATGTAAGTCAAAAGATTATGAAGTTAGGTTTACTCTGCTGCTAAATGCCTAAAGTAGACTACCAGGAAACATCACCTGGTATCCTCCCAAAGGGTAGGATAATTTTATTCTGCACATTTAAACATGTCAAAATTTGAAACTGAGCTCaaaacaaacatatacatatCTCTGTCCATGGGCAAATTTGCCTGAAACACAGTCACCTCTTCGTTTCTTTACATCATCCATAACTTCAGGATGACTGACTGTACAAGGGGAGAACCATGATTTGCTTTTACCTGTCATACAGAAGCAGGAGGCAATGTTCCCTTGAAGAAGAGGCTCGAGCCACTGCTGCTTTTGCTTTTCACTTCCATATTGGTGGAGCACTTCCATGTTCCCTGTGTCTGTaagtaataagaaaaaacatttcttttgcatttaaaaacctaccaatgtaaaaaaataaaataaaataaaaacttaccaaTGTGAAATCCAAACTTTATGTTGATAATATACACatgtatctatctatttatttatttatttatttatttatttatttatttttatttatttatttatttatttatttatttatttatttatttatttatttatgatagtcacacagagagagagagagaaagaggcagagacataggcagagggagaagcaggctccatgcactgggagccccatgtgggattcgatcctgggtctccaggatcgcgccctgggccaaaggcaggcgccaaccgctgtgccacccagggatcccacacatgtatctttttaaagcaaatgtttgcgtacaaaaatattttgaaacgtaagagtaaatatgattttttatgaAGGTACACCATAAATAGTTATAAGTATATCGCATTTGGTGCATATTTATTCAACTTGTGTTGAATTACACACACTTGTCTGCTTCACCTCAATAAAGGTTCACCTTTATTGCCTCCTGCTTCTGTATGACAGGTAAAAGCAAATCATGGTTCTCCCCTTGTACAGTCAGTCATCCTGGAGTTATGGATGCTTGCTTCACCtcaaaaaggctttttttttttttaagattttatttatttattcatgagagacacagagagagaggcagaaacacagacagaggggagaagcaggctcctcagtggagcctgatgtgggactcgatctcaggtctccaggaccatgccctgagctgaaggtagatgctcaaccactgagctacccaggcgtcccaataaagcATGGCTTTAATGACATCTGACTCAATTAGGACTAAGGGAAACAATTTACTGTTTTAATCTTTCCTTGCTATCTTGCAAATATGCTTTGCTAGGAGTAACTGCAGTGCTCCTGGAGAACAATTATTATTCTATGCTCTACTGAGACTCCAGTGCTGAGACTCCTGCTCCTCAAACATACAGTGTGCTAACTTTATCCATCATTCCTAAGTAAATTTCTGCTTCTGAACCACTTCCATTGTGAGGAATCTCTGATTACCTAGTAAGAAGTATCTCCTTCCTCAAACTCAGAGAGTAATTATTGTCTTTTTACCTATACCATTACTCTTACTTTTGTGCACCCCTACCGTCTAGCGGAGTACTAGGTCAGATCTCAAGAATGCTAAATACAggtcagccctggtggctcagaggtttagcacctgccttcagcccagggcctgatcctagagacctgggatcgagtcccacgtcaggctctctgcatggagcctgcttctcaccctacatgtatctctgcttctctctgtgtgtgtctctcatgaataaataaataaaatcttaaaaaaagaatgctaaataCAAAATCCCAGATGGAAAATGACAGCAGATAACTTCAAAGATCCTTTCCAACCCTCAGAAGGCATTGTTCAGTTACTGATACACTAGTATCAGTCTCATATAACAAAGGATGCACCATGTCTGCCATGGAGCAAAACATTCTAGGAGCTTTTCTCTGATATCTGTTCCTatcaaacaactaaaaaaaaatactatttaaaaccTTTCCCTTGAAAACGGATtactcataaaaattttttaaaaagatctatttattttgttttagagagagagagattaaaagaCTGTgcagtggggggcagagagaatctcaagcagtctcctccctgaggagggagccttgatcccacaaccctaacctaagatcatgacctgagctgaaatcaagagtctgatgcccaactgactgagccacccaggtgccctgattatTCATAAGATTTTCAGGAAGAATTTTTCAATATCACCTCTAAACATGACTtgaacatggggtgcctgggtggctcagtcagttaaatgtctgcctttggcttaggtcatgatcccagggtcctgagatcaagcctcacatcaggctccctgcccagcggggttagcccacttttccctctcctctgctgctccctctgtttgttctctctctctctctcaaataatttttttttaattttaaaaataaatctgacttGAAGGATAGTCCCTGAAATGCCTATGAAAACGGAGTTAAATCCAAGTTAAGTCTCTCAAAATGTGTTTCCACTCTGTTCAGACACTACTAACTGAGCCAAAGTTAtattaaaatgcacaaaattCCTAGTAGATTAACATtagcttaaaattctttttgacTGAGGGAGAAAATGAGTCTTGAGATCTAATTAATGAAGctcattgtttcctttgcttattttaaattcatgGTTTGTTATAGTTCAAATGAGGTAAATATTGAATAATATCTTTCCAAAAATTGCAAGTTTATTCTGAGAAGCTGGCGAAATGACACTATCATTTATAAGCTGGTAAAAAAGTCCAGATAAGTTACTTCTACAAAAACAATCCCCTAAATCAGCCCAAAGGCACCCCAAATTTTCTAGTAATAGCTATAGAATTAAAGTAGCTATTTTCAACATTCTAACATAAAATGTCATATGACTTCATgaagggcaaaaaaagaaaagacgaATTGGAAGACTACATATGTTTCCTATAAGCTTTTAGAACTATTTGGAAAGCTTGAGtgaaaattcatcttttaaaattaagaaacctTCAAAGTATTTAATCGGCATCAATTACATTCCCTTCTTTATCTGTTTTGGAAATGATCTAAAACACAATGCCCCAAGGCCTTCATGAAGATAATTCCACTACAAATAGAAAACGCCTAATTTTCTACTTATGGTTTTATACATTCTTGTTTGCTGACAAGAGTTGCTGATCATACTTTGgccaaagaaaatgtattttcctggCCAATTTCAAAATTTCAGCAGTTTGGTGATATTATTTAGATAGTATAATTGATATactcatgaaattttaatattagaaattataatGCTAGAAAAATGACCTTCTAGTGAAAAGTGAGTTCATGGGTCAAATGGAGATAGGGTGGCAGAGCTGTTTCTGCAAAGGAAATCTTCTATagcattatttttcatattatgacCCATTAGTATgtcatgaaattaatttaatggaATATGGTGAGcattctctaaaaaaatgaaatagatcaaAATAGAACACATTAGATTAGACTCATTGGAAAAtatcttagtattttatttaacatatgttGAGAGACTTAACTTGGATTTAACTGTTTTCATAGGCATTTCAGTGACTATCCttcaaatcatatttttaaaaattaaaaaaatattttatttatttatttgagagagagagagagaaagaaaaaaagagagagagaacaagcagggggaacagcaccttctccaggggagggagaagcaggctaacttgctgggcaggaagcctgatgcagggcttgatcccaggaccctgggatcatgacatgaactgaaggcagacactttttttttttttaaagattttatttatttattcatgagagacagagagagagagagaaagagagcgagagagaaagaggcagagacacaggcagagggagaagcagtctccatgcagggagcctgatgtgggactcgatcccaggtctccaggaccacgcccggggctgaaggtggcactaaacctctcagccacctgggctgtcctgaaggcagacacttaactgactcaaccacccaggccccccatcTTCAAGTCATGTTTAGAGGTGAAAATTCTTCCTGAAAATCTTATGAGTATTGCATGTAATAAGAGAAACTATTATTTCATGAAGCCCCTCTTCAGTAATATATATGCCTCTCACTTCTTGTTCCCCAAGCACCTCACCAGATCCACCTATTCATTCATGAACATACATGTACAACTACATATGCTACATATTGggtcaaaatataaattatatttcttactATAGGTAGCaattaaaaagtaagttttaaaCAAAACACTACCAGTTCTCCTTCCACAAAATCAGGCCACCTATATATAGCATAATGTAATAGCTTCACATAAATGAGATGGAATCTTTAGAAATTCTGTGATAGATTTCTTGACCTTTACAATAGCCTCATTATTGGATTAAAATGTAATACAGCAGTAATTTGATAAACTGAGGATCTGAAGAGGGAAAACCACCTCAGGATGGTTCAACCATCATCAGAAGTCTGTAACTGCCTTAATAGttccaaataaatgaaagtcaAAGTCTACCGTGCAAACACTTTGCTATGCAACCAGACTGTGTTTTCTCTCAGATATACAATATACTTCTTTGTGGCAGTTCCATCCTTCATTAACTCTTTATGGGAGAGCTTTAGCAGCAGGGCCGTACAATGAGCACAAAAGGTAATACTGACTTCTAACTTGTTCAGTGACAATATAAGATATCATACCATCATCCTTTTACAACAAATCAAATGTTGTTCCTTGATTGCAACAGAGTAACTAGAGtaacttggggggaaaaaaagacaaaagacattCCCAGGGTTTACCCTAGACCTACCGAATCAAATCTCCAGGGATGGAGCCTGtgaatctttgtgtgtgtgtgttttgtttgtctATTTTAAGTTCCTTAGCCAGTTCTTTGACAAATCCAGGTTTGGAAACCTCTTCTATAGACTACATTCCAGGTTTATCTCTTccatattatcttttaaagaaaagttggcTTCCTTCCCTTATTCTTCCAACTTTTCATGCCATTATCTTTGGAGGCATCCTTGACTTTCCCATATCCAATCAGGAAAttctctttgctcttccttcAAAATATACTTAGGATATTTCTGCTTCTCACCTTTTCCACTGCTACCACCCTGGAACAAATCCCCATCATCTCTAACTAGGATTATTACAACAGACtccctacttccttccttccccccttttGTTAATTCTCAACATAGTAGTCAAAGTGATTCTTTTAAAACTGAGGTAACATCTTGTCATTTCCCTGGTCAAAtctccaatggcttcccatttcaCAGGAGATATGAGCCCTTACCTGCCCTATAAGTCCTTTTCCTCTCTGATATCTTCTCTTACTATTTTCCCAACTAGGCCGGCTTCCTTGACTCTTCTTGTAATATACCAATCATACTCTTGCCTTAGGGTCTATGcattttgtttcctctgctgtggaAATTCTTTCCCC encodes:
- the ACKR4 gene encoding atypical chemokine receptor 4 isoform X1; this translates as MEGALGIMLRSLDCSFQVKKLSFSGAMALEHNQSTDYYYEENEVNGTHDYSQYEVICIKEEVRKFAKVFLPAFFTIAFIIGIAGNSIVVAIYAYYKKQRTKTDVYILNLAVADLLLLFTLPFWAVNAVHGWVLGRIMCKVTSALYTVNFVSGMQFLACISIDRYWAVTKAPSQSGVGRTCWLVCFCVWMTAILLSIPQLVFYTVNHKARCLPIFPYYLGTSVKASIQMLEICIGFVIPFLIMGVCYFVTARTLIRMPDIKKSRPLKVLLTVVIVFMVTQLPYNIVRLCQVIDIIYSLITDCDMSKRMDVAIQITESIALFHSCLNPILYVFMGASFKNYIIKVAKKYGSWRRQRRNVEEIPFDSEDPTEPTSTFSI
- the ACKR4 gene encoding atypical chemokine receptor 4 isoform X3, which produces MALEHNQSTDYYYEENEVNGTHDYSQYEVICIKEEVRKFAKVFLPAFFTIAFIIGIAGNSIVVAIYAYYKKQRTKTDVYILNLAVADLLLLFTLPFWAVNAVHGWVLGRIMCKVTSALYTVNFVSGMQFLACISIDRYWAVTKAPSQSGVGRTCWLVCFCVWMTAILLSIPQLVFYTVNHKARCLPIFPYYLGTSVKASIQMLEICIGFVIPFLIMGVCYFVTARTLIRMPDIKKSRPLKVLLTVVIVFMVTQLPYNIVRLCQVIDIIYSLITDCDMSKRMDVAIQITESIALFHSCLNPILYVFMGASFKNYIIKVAKKYGSWRRQRRNVEEIPFDSEDPTEPTSTFSI
- the ACKR4 gene encoding atypical chemokine receptor 4 isoform X2, with amino-acid sequence MKAVLPGLPHQGDFFALFIQKGGAMALEHNQSTDYYYEENEVNGTHDYSQYEVICIKEEVRKFAKVFLPAFFTIAFIIGIAGNSIVVAIYAYYKKQRTKTDVYILNLAVADLLLLFTLPFWAVNAVHGWVLGRIMCKVTSALYTVNFVSGMQFLACISIDRYWAVTKAPSQSGVGRTCWLVCFCVWMTAILLSIPQLVFYTVNHKARCLPIFPYYLGTSVKASIQMLEICIGFVIPFLIMGVCYFVTARTLIRMPDIKKSRPLKVLLTVVIVFMVTQLPYNIVRLCQVIDIIYSLITDCDMSKRMDVAIQITESIALFHSCLNPILYVFMGASFKNYIIKVAKKYGSWRRQRRNVEEIPFDSEDPTEPTSTFSI